In Methanothrix sp., a genomic segment contains:
- a CDS encoding tetratricopeptide repeat protein, with product MNSKERVQLHKGMDYVRRKDFERALEIFQNVIASNPEIPEAWNNQGVALFGLGRIDEALESYSRSISLDPANLDALRNKAFLLRNQRRLQEALEVYDTVLEKGGDAIDLESTAIVLTAMGRLEEALHCLYLAREKLSLPRLEDEIEIVQKKILERGGQSGYGAVDEAGHIEDNKIEDNKIEDNKIEDNKIEDNKIEDNKIEDNKIDD from the coding sequence ATGAACAGCAAGGAGAGAGTTCAGCTTCACAAAGGAATGGATTATGTCCGGAGGAAGGATTTTGAGAGGGCCCTGGAGATATTCCAGAATGTCATCGCCTCCAATCCGGAGATACCAGAGGCCTGGAACAACCAGGGAGTAGCTCTCTTCGGCCTCGGCCGAATCGATGAGGCCCTGGAGAGCTACAGCCGATCTATATCCCTCGACCCAGCTAACCTCGATGCCCTGCGGAACAAAGCTTTTCTGCTTCGAAATCAAAGGAGGCTGCAAGAAGCCCTGGAGGTCTACGATACAGTCCTGGAGAAGGGTGGGGATGCCATAGACCTCGAGTCCACGGCCATCGTTCTCACAGCGATGGGAAGGCTGGAAGAAGCCCTACATTGCCTGTATCTTGCCCGGGAGAAGCTTTCTTTGCCCCGCCTGGAGGATGAGATAGAGATAGTGCAAAAGAAGATTCTGGAAAGGGGCGGGCAGAGCGGATATGGGGCAGTAGACGAGGCAGGTCACATAGAAGATAACAAGATAGAAGATAACAAGATAGAAGATAACAAGATAGAAGATAACAAGATAGAAGATAACAAGATAGAAGATAACAAGATAGAAGATAACAAGATAGATGACTGA
- a CDS encoding nucleoside recognition protein — protein sequence MLSIFAESLGATASTMSVVFIMLFLTGLMNELGLFYRISHLAKPLISFSHLPAISASTFVVSLGSALAANTMIARMRAEGNLTERQTFLCAIMNSVPVYFRELFTYHLAFVVPVLGIFAGGIYAIVALSTGIIKLLIVMILGRAYLPGESDPSQEVDLPEDKKSISQAALRSLRGQGRLFLRIASLFFVMTFLVLYLSERGILQSINALPIAHLFGVPPETIVPLTIYVASPKAGITLLGPMISNGSISEAKALIVLMLGSMFMLPFYSIRSLMPNYTSVFGMRLGLSLVVISTGISVLVRLMVLIVLMVLAG from the coding sequence ATGCTCTCTATATTTGCTGAGTCTCTGGGCGCCACCGCCAGCACCATGTCAGTGGTATTCATAATGCTATTTCTGACAGGACTGATGAATGAGCTGGGCTTATTCTACAGGATATCTCACCTGGCAAAGCCTTTGATATCGTTCTCTCACCTTCCTGCTATTTCTGCATCTACATTTGTGGTGAGCCTGGGATCAGCTCTGGCCGCGAACACCATGATCGCCAGGATGAGAGCAGAGGGCAATCTGACTGAGCGGCAGACCTTTCTCTGTGCCATCATGAACAGCGTTCCCGTCTACTTTCGAGAGCTGTTCACATATCATCTGGCCTTTGTAGTCCCGGTGCTGGGCATCTTCGCCGGGGGTATTTACGCCATTGTTGCTCTCTCCACCGGGATCATCAAGCTCCTTATAGTGATGATCCTGGGACGGGCTTATCTTCCTGGAGAATCTGACCCCTCCCAGGAGGTGGATCTACCAGAAGACAAAAAGAGCATCTCCCAGGCTGCATTGAGATCCCTGAGGGGGCAGGGGAGACTGTTTTTGCGCATAGCATCCTTGTTTTTCGTCATGACCTTTCTCGTTTTATATCTGAGCGAACGAGGCATTCTCCAGTCGATAAATGCCCTTCCCATTGCCCATCTCTTCGGTGTGCCGCCGGAGACCATAGTCCCTCTGACCATCTATGTGGCCAGCCCCAAGGCGGGCATCACCCTTCTGGGGCCGATGATCAGCAATGGCAGCATAAGCGAGGCGAAGGCGCTGATAGTCCTGATGTTGGGCAGTATGTTCATGCTTCCCTTCTACTCCATCCGCTCGCTCATGCCCAATTATACCTCTGTCTTTGGAATGAGGTTGGGGCTGTCGCTGGTTGTGATATCCACGGGGATCAGCGTGCTGGTCAGGCTGATGGTCTTGATCGTATTGATGGTGCTGGCGGGATAA
- a CDS encoding ABC transporter permease — translation MRVVRNSVTQILDEQFIVAARAKGLKETRILTRHVIRNVLPPFISMVAISLGFMVSGALIVEIVFSLNGMGTLIYDAVVARDYPVMQGCFLVLTVCVLAANFAADMLYAIADPRIGGWR, via the coding sequence GTGAGGGTGGTAAGGAATTCAGTTACACAGATACTGGATGAGCAGTTTATAGTTGCAGCCAGAGCCAAGGGCCTCAAGGAGACGCGCATCCTCACGCGCCACGTCATAAGAAATGTTCTGCCACCATTTATCAGCATGGTGGCCATAAGCCTTGGATTCATGGTCTCTGGTGCTCTCATCGTGGAGATCGTATTCTCCCTGAACGGCATGGGAACGCTCATCTATGATGCAGTGGTGGCGAGGGATTATCCTGTCATGCAGGGTTGCTTCCTGGTTCTTACGGTGTGCGTGCTGGCTGCCAACTTCGCAGCAGATATGCTTTATGCAATAGCCGATCCCAGAATTGGAGGATGGCGCTAA
- a CDS encoding ABC transporter substrate-binding protein — MRRSSEVGMLLIALCAISWAISSPSLAFSYTLNIFGNANMDDAIDELDIAYLEDVIAGRSPATEMADANLDGIVDEKDIEQVKGLIDGTGEQISLKACTIYEEAVNVTIPMPVEGIVVLNLACAESVRGINAQDMVVGVGSSLVEGPNRDFFPEMAGLPTVGKWSEPDIEAIISLNPDIVIADLRTPDPERLEDKLEGTGITVLRMGFTYPDYSLSEIMALGYILDRKDDARELNNLAGRCLDLIEERVSSIAESERPRVYPIYYTSADLWKTGSNGSIVDMLCSLAGGENIAHDLTGGTGGMYPTVDPEWVVQENPQIIFTWSSPGGYSQSNDTAMRELWTEIVQAPELSQVEAAKDQRVHLMTTEITSRPRWFVGLSYLAKWFYPERFPDLDPEAIHREYLERFQGLEYRGIFVYP; from the coding sequence ATGAGAAGATCATCTGAAGTTGGGATGCTCCTGATTGCTTTATGTGCCATATCATGGGCAATATCCTCCCCATCGCTGGCCTTCAGCTATACACTGAATATATTTGGCAACGCCAATATGGATGATGCCATCGATGAATTGGATATCGCTTATCTGGAGGATGTGATAGCCGGCAGGAGCCCAGCAACGGAGATGGCAGATGCCAATCTGGATGGTATTGTGGATGAGAAGGATATCGAGCAGGTAAAAGGGCTGATTGACGGGACTGGAGAGCAGATTAGCCTCAAGGCCTGCACCATCTATGAGGAGGCGGTGAATGTCACCATTCCCATGCCGGTGGAGGGCATTGTAGTCCTTAACCTGGCCTGCGCAGAGTCGGTTCGGGGCATAAATGCGCAGGATATGGTCGTCGGCGTCGGCTCATCCCTGGTGGAGGGACCAAACAGGGATTTCTTCCCGGAGATGGCAGGCCTTCCGACAGTGGGAAAATGGAGCGAGCCGGATATCGAGGCCATCATCAGCCTCAATCCCGATATCGTGATTGCCGATTTGAGGACGCCAGACCCAGAGAGGCTGGAGGACAAATTAGAGGGCACAGGCATTACAGTGCTTCGCATGGGCTTCACCTATCCCGACTACTCTCTGTCGGAGATCATGGCCTTGGGCTATATCCTGGACCGGAAGGATGATGCCCGAGAGCTGAACAATCTCGCAGGAAGATGTTTGGACCTCATCGAGGAACGGGTTTCATCGATTGCTGAGAGTGAGAGGCCCAGGGTCTATCCCATATACTATACTTCTGCCGATCTATGGAAGACGGGATCCAATGGCTCTATTGTGGATATGCTCTGCAGTCTTGCCGGGGGCGAGAATATCGCCCATGATCTGACTGGAGGAACAGGCGGGATGTATCCCACTGTGGACCCGGAATGGGTGGTGCAGGAGAATCCCCAGATCATCTTCACCTGGAGCTCTCCTGGAGGCTACAGCCAGAGCAATGATACGGCGATGAGAGAGCTATGGACGGAGATCGTCCAGGCCCCGGAGCTATCACAGGTGGAGGCAGCGAAGGACCAGCGGGTGCATCTCATGACCACAGAGATCACCAGCCGGCCAAGATGGTTTGTGGGCCTCTCATATCTGGCCAAATGGTTTTATCCAGAGAGGTTCCCGGATCTGGACCCAGAGGCCATACACAGAGAATACCTGGAGAGATTTCAGGGGCTAGAATATCGGGGGATCTTTGTATATCCATAG
- a CDS encoding DUF1670 domain-containing protein has translation MKAYQTEQGVILPYWGTIRDIGPSMTQVIIAKFLRGIPAPHIARTTQHTEGACDRYIKAFKKVRMLNGKIKPLEIDRILEMSERLVKEYIVLIDEQRAIEGEGNHVS, from the coding sequence ATCAAAGCATATCAGACGGAGCAGGGGGTTATCCTGCCATATTGGGGAACCATACGTGATATTGGACCTTCAATGACACAGGTGATTATCGCCAAGTTTCTCCGGGGTATCCCTGCACCGCATATTGCCAGAACGACACAGCATACAGAGGGGGCATGTGATCGATATATCAAGGCCTTTAAGAAAGTCAGAATGTTGAATGGCAAGATAAAACCACTGGAAATTGATCGAATACTTGAGATGAGCGAACGATTGGTGAAGGAGTATATTGTACTAATCGACGAGCAAAGAGCTATTGAAGGGGAGGGTAATCATGTTAGCTGA
- a CDS encoding helix-turn-helix transcriptional regulator, with amino-acid sequence MKNRVRVYRAIHDLTQEELAKKIGVTRQTVLAIEKGKYSPSLDLAFKIAKIFGVKIEEIFIYEDPQEKNDVEGI; translated from the coding sequence ATGAAGAATAGAGTCAGGGTTTATCGGGCCATACACGATCTAACACAGGAGGAACTTGCCAAAAAGATTGGAGTGACCAGACAGACAGTGTTAGCCATCGAAAAGGGCAAATATAGCCCATCTCTAGACCTTGCCTTTAAAATAGCGAAGATCTTCGGCGTTAAAATTGAGGAGATTTTCATCTATGAAGATCCTCAGGAGAAAAACGACGTAGAAGGCATTTAG
- a CDS encoding pentapeptide repeat-containing protein, producing MSWQPQALVVVLLLAAASLGGAQQPLPAQQILSQIAAGQPVHYDGIAITGDLDLSTLSGQKIPAAIVLVNCTIPDASFDGITFEQEALFWGSSFGNASFNEATFSGRADFVNASFHQAGFAGSVFHQPALFDGVLFENDVSFADASFGLDASFNAARFLGRADFNYSDFDSYSYFRGAEFAGDAFFSDVDLFAASDFSAATFSGEANFIRSRLNEPYFGEVLFAGPAQFGLVRFTGLSSFGGAVFADEAGFGLARFSDAAYFSGARFQELALFGLCRFEGIATFQETRFEGDLNFKAATITSLLFEGAELHEGSRLILNDTEINLFRAHWDEIQEHVAWQPGAYLALVENYRRLGWSKDEDDCYYQYRRLNQAGKGWGWSKIIDILAWVSCGYGVRPSYAVAWSLLAILTFGLLYWTGDGIRRSSKPLSGPVEVDSIPERVTLRNSLFFSTMIFLSRGPIDFLPIGRYRYYVILEGILGWLLLALFLVTLGRVMIR from the coding sequence ATGTCCTGGCAGCCCCAAGCACTGGTGGTTGTTCTGCTACTAGCAGCGGCGTCCCTGGGCGGCGCCCAGCAGCCCCTCCCAGCCCAGCAGATCCTATCCCAGATCGCGGCCGGCCAGCCGGTCCACTACGATGGCATTGCCATCACTGGCGATCTCGATCTCTCCACCCTGTCCGGGCAGAAGATCCCGGCAGCAATTGTTCTGGTCAACTGCACCATTCCTGATGCTTCCTTCGATGGCATAACCTTTGAGCAGGAGGCCCTCTTCTGGGGCAGCTCTTTTGGCAATGCGAGCTTCAATGAGGCCACATTTTCAGGCCGGGCGGACTTTGTCAATGCCTCCTTCCACCAGGCAGGCTTCGCCGGCAGCGTCTTTCATCAGCCGGCCCTCTTTGATGGTGTGCTCTTTGAGAATGATGTCAGCTTTGCGGATGCCTCTTTTGGCCTCGATGCCTCCTTCAATGCTGCCCGCTTCCTGGGTAGGGCGGACTTCAACTACTCCGATTTTGATTCCTACTCCTATTTCAGGGGAGCAGAGTTCGCCGGGGACGCCTTCTTCTCCGATGTCGATCTCTTTGCAGCCTCGGATTTCTCCGCCGCCACCTTCTCAGGCGAGGCCAACTTCATCCGCTCCCGTCTCAATGAACCCTACTTCGGAGAGGTCCTTTTCGCCGGCCCCGCCCAGTTCGGCCTGGTCCGGTTCACCGGCCTCTCCTCCTTTGGGGGAGCAGTGTTTGCCGATGAGGCGGGATTCGGCCTGGCCCGGTTCTCTGATGCCGCCTACTTCTCCGGCGCTCGCTTCCAGGAGCTGGCCCTCTTCGGTCTGTGCAGGTTCGAGGGCATTGCCACCTTCCAGGAGACCCGTTTCGAGGGCGACCTCAACTTCAAGGCAGCGACCATCACCTCCCTGCTCTTTGAGGGGGCAGAGCTTCATGAAGGCTCCCGCCTCATCCTCAATGATACTGAGATCAACCTCTTCCGGGCTCACTGGGATGAGATCCAAGAGCATGTGGCCTGGCAGCCGGGGGCTTATTTAGCCCTGGTGGAGAACTACCGCCGCCTGGGCTGGTCAAAGGACGAGGATGACTGCTACTACCAGTATCGGAGACTGAATCAGGCCGGCAAGGGCTGGGGCTGGTCAAAGATCATAGATATTCTGGCCTGGGTCTCCTGCGGCTATGGGGTGCGGCCCAGCTATGCTGTTGCCTGGTCTTTGCTCGCCATTCTGACATTCGGCCTGCTCTATTGGACTGGGGATGGCATTCGCCGCTCCTCCAAACCCCTGAGCGGGCCGGTGGAAGTGGATAGCATCCCAGAGAGGGTCACCCTTCGAAATTCCCTCTTCTTCAGCACTATGATCTTCCTTTCCCGGGGTCCCATCGATTTCCTGCCCATAGGCAGGTACAGGTACTATGTAATCCTGGAGGGGATACTTGGCTGGCTGCTCCTGGCGCTCTTCCTGGTGACACTGGGCCGGGTGATGATTAGATAG
- a CDS encoding PUA domain-containing protein: MWKDKSDSQVSKVMISDAAVPFVARGGRLFSGQVISTDPGIKDGDDVLIVDRRERPVRMLRIYTGQ; this comes from the coding sequence ATGTGGAAGGATAAAAGCGATAGTCAAGTAAGCAAGGTGATGATCTCAGATGCTGCAGTGCCTTTCGTCGCCCGGGGGGGGCGCTTATTCTCCGGGCAGGTGATCTCAACGGATCCGGGAATCAAGGATGGTGATGATGTTCTGATTGTTGATAGGAGGGAAAGGCCGGTCAGGATGCTTCGAATCTACACCGGTCAGTGA
- a CDS encoding DUF2178 domain-containing protein codes for MDVRGSKICRMAIIVSMVALVGWFTAAGNALLVAISITAGVVLLYLCKSKIKEVVEDERDVKVSEKASKLAIEIFAATNILIGVVLIALRYRYSEYTNIGFTLAFSASSLMILYSLLYGYYNKKYGYEPPNEE; via the coding sequence ATGGATGTAAGAGGGTCGAAGATTTGCAGAATGGCGATCATTGTATCCATGGTAGCTTTGGTTGGCTGGTTTACGGCTGCTGGAAATGCCCTTTTAGTGGCGATTTCTATAACAGCAGGTGTGGTTCTACTCTACTTATGCAAATCGAAAATCAAAGAGGTCGTAGAGGATGAGAGAGATGTTAAGGTAAGCGAAAAGGCATCCAAGCTGGCCATAGAGATCTTCGCTGCGACAAACATCTTGATAGGTGTTGTCTTGATTGCGCTCAGGTATAGATACTCAGAGTATACAAATATCGGCTTTACTCTGGCATTCTCTGCCTCCTCTTTGATGATATTATATTCGCTTCTGTATGGATATTACAACAAGAAATATGGATACGAGCCTCCAAATGAAGAATAG
- a CDS encoding PsbP-related protein — protein sequence MIYVINKMSLATILAALNLMLLGCAYASAEAASAGSIPAPIEPLDTTGALSLSGMKEMLLYESAEYGIRLSYPAGWIPQEPEPNEEGIILGFLAPREDIDNPAVYLVLQNDKLPAGQDVTLDQYSQAILRSLKEVMPDLEIQAEREITIGGMAGRAIVYELESEGAAFRVWKAWTVVGADAYVFTYNAPVELYDQFAADAAEMIDSFEAGTAAQKAESSGLWAEPAATGSQAEADQMEESTSVTS from the coding sequence GTGATCTATGTGATCAATAAAATGTCTTTGGCCACAATCCTGGCAGCGCTGAATCTGATGCTGCTCGGCTGTGCTTATGCATCCGCTGAGGCCGCCTCGGCCGGGAGCATCCCGGCCCCAATCGAGCCGCTGGACACCACCGGGGCCCTGAGCCTCTCCGGGATGAAGGAGATGCTGCTTTATGAGAGTGCAGAGTATGGAATCCGGTTATCCTACCCGGCAGGTTGGATCCCCCAGGAGCCGGAGCCGAATGAGGAAGGGATAATCCTGGGTTTCCTGGCGCCGAGAGAGGATATCGATAATCCGGCTGTATATCTGGTGCTCCAGAACGATAAGCTGCCCGCAGGGCAGGATGTAACCCTGGATCAGTACAGCCAGGCAATACTGAGAAGCCTCAAGGAGGTCATGCCTGATTTGGAGATCCAGGCTGAAAGAGAGATCACAATCGGCGGGATGGCGGGCCGTGCCATTGTTTATGAGCTGGAGAGCGAGGGTGCGGCATTCAGAGTCTGGAAGGCCTGGACGGTGGTTGGAGCGGATGCTTATGTATTCACCTATAATGCTCCTGTCGAGCTTTATGACCAGTTTGCTGCAGATGCCGCAGAGATGATCGACTCCTTTGAGGCTGGAACAGCAGCCCAGAAGGCTGAGAGCTCGGGCCTCTGGGCGGAGCCAGCCGCAACCGGAAGCCAGGCAGAGGCAGATCAGATGGAGGAGAGCACCAGCGTTACTTCTTGA
- a CDS encoding DUF3467 domain-containing protein, translating to MEVSVETTRSPDFKQIYAIGAVGGHSPYDFRIAFYNDSPRTTREGGKNITVMERKIEMEVILSPLAAKELARWLSEHIKDYERKFGEIKRPGAGIAEKGNPEKSGDSAPIQGYM from the coding sequence ATGGAAGTATCTGTAGAGACCACACGCAGCCCTGACTTCAAGCAGATCTATGCCATCGGGGCAGTAGGCGGCCACAGCCCCTACGACTTCAGAATCGCCTTCTACAATGACTCGCCCCGGACCACAAGAGAGGGGGGAAAGAATATCACCGTCATGGAGAGAAAGATCGAGATGGAGGTCATCTTATCCCCGCTGGCAGCCAAGGAGCTGGCCAGATGGCTTAGTGAGCATATCAAGGACTATGAGAGAAAATTCGGCGAGATAAAAAGGCCAGGAGCAGGGATCGCCGAGAAGGGCAACCCGGAAAAATCAGGGGATTCTGCCCCCATCCAGGGCTATATGTGA
- a CDS encoding helix-turn-helix domain-containing protein yields the protein MSDLLSDKAFSSKALKVPALSKRTTIIRNLSSRRMTVTELSRTSGLPKSTIYDNLSVLVKAGLVVKEDKINQWVYYELTKKGHRLAEAIKASN from the coding sequence ATGAGCGATCTACTATCCGATAAAGCTTTTAGTAGCAAAGCACTCAAGGTCCCGGCCTTAAGTAAGAGAACTACTATTATCAGGAATCTTTCTTCGAGGCGTATGACTGTGACTGAGCTATCTAGAACCTCTGGCCTTCCAAAATCGACGATCTATGACAATTTGAGCGTATTGGTTAAGGCCGGATTGGTCGTGAAAGAGGACAAAATAAATCAATGGGTATATTATGAGCTGACAAAGAAAGGGCACAGATTGGCCGAAGCCATAAAGGCATCGAACTAA
- a CDS encoding right-handed parallel beta-helix repeat-containing protein, which translates to MTKKIGLFLGLFAMIGLAISTGVSEFKVDSMTFQLASDYVNISSNADLMKFKGSGTADDPYIIDGLNLNNHIGNGIVIRNTDAYILIKNCTMANLTGNYYGLYDVNGINIDDAKNVRVENCRLSGSGSSLSVSSAENIQITNYRGENIMFNGVKNGLIENCNSEHILVQEKIELMSSPRVTTDFMPETRVPSQNCLIKDCKSAYEIVLFSPKNCIVENCYVKDGWLMAFTPINTSFINSTVVNATMEMDFSSNTTLENMTLVDLKGINLGGFSPESYSPVVKNSTANGEKIYYYHDQKGLHLENLTAGYIWLVDCPETRIEGVEAGGIFAINSNSSTIEGSKANQIILALSKDVLIVNNTLRGSSAREAIKLDTGTSNITLYHNIITKSERYFGENLFASGIDASPSDGNNTFENNIITDSGYGIQAGGNNTFTGNTIANNIVGIKVSGNNNRVTQNNFIYNGVDAEQSSYINIRFANNIWDGNFWATYKGVEKDKTGLGSTPYVENIPFPRPCEPSPQVQEPVIDKVPSIVPISKT; encoded by the coding sequence TTGACTAAGAAAATAGGATTATTTCTAGGCTTATTCGCTATGATTGGACTGGCTATTAGCACAGGGGTCTCAGAATTCAAAGTTGATTCGATGACCTTCCAACTGGCTAGCGATTATGTAAACATCTCTAGCAATGCTGACCTCATGAAGTTCAAAGGAAGCGGCACGGCCGATGACCCTTATATTATCGATGGCTTGAATCTGAACAACCATATTGGAAACGGAATAGTGATAAGAAATACAGATGCCTACATCTTGATAAAGAACTGCACAATGGCTAACTTAACAGGAAATTATTATGGCCTATATGATGTAAACGGAATAAATATTGATGATGCCAAGAACGTTCGCGTAGAGAATTGCAGGCTATCAGGCAGCGGAAGCAGTCTTAGCGTTAGCAGTGCTGAAAATATTCAGATCACGAACTATAGGGGCGAGAACATAATGTTCAATGGCGTCAAAAATGGCTTAATCGAGAACTGCAACTCCGAGCATATTCTTGTTCAAGAAAAGATAGAGCTCATGTCGTCCCCTAGGGTAACAACGGATTTTATGCCTGAGACCCGTGTTCCTTCCCAGAACTGCTTGATAAAGGATTGTAAATCGGCATATGAGATCGTATTATTCAGCCCCAAGAACTGTATTGTGGAGAACTGCTATGTTAAAGACGGATGGCTTATGGCTTTCACCCCTATCAATACCTCATTCATAAATAGCACTGTAGTAAATGCCACAATGGAGATGGATTTCTCTTCAAATACAACCCTTGAGAATATGACTTTAGTTGACCTTAAGGGCATAAACCTCGGGGGATTCAGCCCAGAGAGCTATTCGCCGGTGGTGAAGAACAGCACAGCAAATGGTGAAAAGATCTACTACTATCATGATCAGAAAGGGTTGCACTTGGAAAACCTGACTGCAGGGTATATATGGCTGGTTGACTGCCCAGAAACCAGGATCGAAGGGGTTGAAGCTGGGGGCATTTTTGCGATCAACTCAAACAGTAGCACTATAGAGGGATCAAAGGCTAATCAGATTATTCTTGCCCTCTCAAAGGATGTACTGATCGTCAATAACACTTTGAGAGGTTCAAGCGCCAGGGAAGCAATAAAGCTAGATACGGGCACAAGTAACATCACTCTATACCATAACATTATAACCAAGAGCGAACGGTATTTCGGCGAAAACTTATTTGCTTCGGGTATTGATGCCTCGCCATCCGATGGTAACAACACATTCGAGAACAATATAATCACGGATTCAGGATACGGCATACAGGCTGGAGGCAACAACACTTTCACGGGAAATACGATAGCAAATAACATCGTCGGCATCAAAGTCTCCGGCAACAACAACAGGGTCACTCAGAATAACTTCATCTACAACGGCGTCGATGCCGAACAGAGCAGCTATATTAACATCAGATTTGCCAACAATATCTGGGACGGAAATTTCTGGGCTACTTACAAGGGCGTTGAAAAGGATAAAACTGGATTAGGAAGTACGCCCTATGTAGAGAACATACCCTTCCCGAGGCCGTGCGAGCCTTCGCCTCAAGTGCAGGAGCCGGTAATAGATAAAGTTCCAAGTATAGTGCCGATAAGCAAAACTTAG
- a CDS encoding lamin tail domain-containing protein has translation MLGILLAMMFMGIALADKENASTTDSIASPQIAITAANFVAPSPEKEHLNEEWVEITNLGTSEINLTGWTLSDAQNHTYTFPGFSLAAGAKVFVRTGKGDDDIENLFWNRSNSVWNNNGDLAVLKDPEGNTISMYPEEGKGA, from the coding sequence ATGCTCGGCATCTTGCTTGCCATGATGTTCATGGGCATAGCGCTTGCCGATAAGGAAAACGCCAGTACTACAGACAGCATTGCCAGTCCCCAGATCGCTATAACCGCCGCCAACTTCGTTGCCCCCAGTCCAGAGAAGGAGCACTTGAATGAGGAATGGGTGGAGATCACCAACCTGGGAACCTCGGAAATCAACCTGACCGGCTGGACATTGAGCGATGCTCAGAATCACACCTATACCTTCCCCGGCTTCTCCCTCGCCGCGGGGGCCAAAGTCTTTGTGCGCACAGGCAAGGGAGATGATGACATCGAGAACCTCTTCTGGAACCGCAGCAATTCCGTCTGGAACAACAATGGGGATCTGGCTGTCCTGAAGGACCCTGAGGGAAATACCATCTCCATGTATCCTGAGGAGGGCAAGGGGGCCTGA